The following is a genomic window from Planifilum fulgidum.
GGCTGGGTTCGCGGTTACGCCCTTTACATGGCATGGCTGGTGGCGCTCGTCGCGACGGGCGGAAGCCTCTATTTCAGCGAAGTGGCCGGTTTCATCCCCTGTGAATTGTGCTGGTATCAGCGGATCCTGATGTATCCCCTTGCGGTGATTCTCGGGATCGCTTCGTACCGGGACGACCGTTCCGTCGTCCCTTACGTGCTCCCCCTCACCGCGGGCGGCGCCGCCTTATCCGCTTTCCACTATCTTCTGCAGAAAGTGCCCGGGATGGCGGCGCTTTCTCCCTGCAGGGAGGGGATTCCCTGTTCCGGGCAATACATCAATTGGCTGGGCTTTATCACCATTCCTTTTTTGGCCTTTGTCGCTTTTGTCCTGATTTCCCTGCTGATGTGGGCGGCCAGGAAGGGGACGGATTGAAACGGAAGCGGAGCATCTCTTTTCGGGGCGGAATCCGGCCTTCCCCCATAGACGGGGACGGTTGACGGGGCATGCCCGCTTCGGAACCGTGGCGCATTCGGGTCTGGGGGATTGTCCGCTTGTGGCGCGTCCCGCATCCGGTCGCCGCATGATCCGGATATCCGATTCGGGGGGATGAGGATCCCATGGCATTTAAGTTTACGGGCATTGATCACGTCCAGTTGGCCGCGCCGAAGGGCAGTGAAGAGGAGGCCCGCAGGTTTTTCGGAGAAATTTTGGGGATGGAGGAAATTCCGAAGCCCGACAATTTGGCAAAACGCGGGGGTGTCTGGTTCCGGTGCGGCATGCATGAACTGCATATCGGCATTCAGGAGGACTTCGCTCCCGCCAAAAAGGCGCATCCCGCCTTTCATGTCGACAATCTGGAGGCCTTGCGCCAGCATTTGGCCGCCAAGGGGGTTCCCATTGTGGAAGATGAACCCCTTGAGGGAGCCCTTCGCTTTTATGTGCATGATCCCTTCGGCAATCGCATCGAATTCTTGCAGCGGTTAAATGGTTCATGAACGGGAGGCCTTTCTGAAGGCGGATCAGGAGGGGTTTGATTCTCCCGCAATCTGGGCGGGCCCGATCCATGAGCCGCATCTTCAACGCCTTCCCGCCGCATTCGGCTCGAAGCGCGAGACGATAAAAGCGGTGGAGGGACGCTCTTTTATAAGCCGTCGCTTTTCCGCATCGGGAAAGGCGACGGCTCTTATGTTGGGGTGTGCGGAATGTTCATGCCTGCGGCCTTGCGTTGGAACAGCGAGAACAAGGTTGCCCCTGTCACCGGGAGCAAAAGGGCCAGATAGGAGCTTTCGACGCCGCAGTGCGACGCGATCCAGCCGAGGATCGGACCGCCGATCGCCACGGCGCTCTGGTTGCACAACATGCGATAGGATGCCATGCGGCCGTGGTATTGCGGATCCGTCGCCATTTGCTGCACCGTTTGCAACAACACGCGAATCCAGGTGGTGCCGGCGCCGATCAAAAAGACGCCGACGAACGAAACCGGAAGGGACGGTGAAAGACCGACACAAAGGAGGCCGGCGGCAACAAGCAGCAGGGAGCGGGTCGCGACCGACCGGCCGCTCCTTTTCCACCACCAAGTGCCGAGGATTCCGGCGACGATGCCGCCGATTGAGATTGTCGCGGCCATGATTCCGTATATTTGTACCGAACCGTTCAAAAAATCCTTGACGTATACGGGCAAAAACGCGGCGCTCGTATGGAGGACGAGCTGGCCGACAAACATGATCGTGAACAACCCGAGAAGGAACGTGTTGTTCCTTAAATAGGTGAAGCCGCTGACAAGGTCGGAAACCGCCGTTGTTTTTTTATGACCGCGGTCCAGGGCGGTCTTGTGTTTCACCGGCATCAGCGCGACCGTTCCGAGGAGGAAGCAGCAGATGACGGCGGCCATGGACGAGGCGGCTGAAAAATATGCCATGACCGTGCCGCTCAGGGATGAGCCGAGCAACGCCCCCAGATCGGAAGCCGCTCCGGCTCGCGTGAAGATCTTCGGCAATTCTTCCTTTGCGAACGCCTCCGGCAAAAACGCCTGCAACGCCGGACGATACAGGGAACCGGTCACTTGGAGGAGCATGTGCGTCCCGATGATCAGCCAAGGTTTTGCGACCCCGGCGCCGATGGCGATCGTCACGGAGATCATCACGGCGATGATCAGGAGGTTGGCGGACAAAATCAAGCCCTTGCGATGGAAGCGGTCGACGATGACACCGATGACCAAGTTCAGAAACAGACCCGGCACAAATCCGAGGCCGACGAGCAATCCGGTATAGGCCGGGGATTTGGTCAGTTCGTACAATACCCACGAGATCACAAGGAAGTACATGGCGCGTCCGAATTCGACCAGGAAACAAGCGCTGAATACATAAAAGCATGTGCGTCCCATTTTCCACCTCTGCCCTGAACGCGTTTTGGCGGCGGCCGGGAGGAGAAGGGTGGGACATGGGGAGAGGTCGCCGCCGTCGGCTTGAAGAGACGGCCGGATGCATGGCCGTCTCCTTCGCCGAAGGGTCCTTCAATCCTTCCGGGCGATCCAGAGGGTCCACCGGTCCCGGTCCGGGAAGGGTGCGGTGACGCCTTGGCGGGTCAGCTCTTCCTTGATGAAACCGACCAGACTGCGCAATTCTTCATCCGACAACCGGTGGAGGATGGACCGGCCGATGCGGCCCAGAAAGTCTTTTTCCAATTCCCTGAAGTTAAGAAAAACTTTTCTCGTTTCCCAAAATCGCCGGGTTTTCACCATGTGAAAGCCCGCTTCCTGGAGGGAGCGCTCAAGGCCGTGCAGATGGGGGCGGCGCCGGTTTTCTTCCTCCATCAACCGGGGAAACCGCTCAAAGAGGTAGCCGCGAAGATGATCGGGACCACCGGGAAGCCGGCAATCTTCCGGGGTGCGGTCCTGGACGACGATCCAGCCTCCCGGACGAAGCAACCGATGGGATTCCTTAAACACCTCGGCCGTCTTTTCCGCGGAGAAGTGGTGAATCACCGCCCGCAGCAATACCAGGTCGCAGGACGAATCCGGCAGGCCGGTGTCGGCGGCGTCGGCCTGAATCCACCGGATCGGACGCGCCGTCTTTTGCCTGCGGGCCGCCGCCAGCATTTCTCCGGAGAAATCCACGCCGGTGACCCGCGCGCCCATCTCCGCCATCGCCCGGCTGTAGATTCCCCCGCCGCAACCGATATCGGCGACGTCGATGTCCCTCAGATCGGTCACGCTTTGCATGAGGGCCTTCCACTCGGAGGAGGCGGTGCGGGACGCGTAGGAGAAGCGGTTTCCGGGATCGAAAAAATCGATGGTCATGGAAGCACCTCCTTTTATTGATGTTTGATAGCTCCCGCGGCGAAGGGATGTCGGGCTACTTTTCCGCGACCCACATGCCCTTGCGCAGGATCAGGCGCGCCGGTTCTGCGGGGAGAAGCAGCAGATCCCGCGCCCGTCGCGGGGCGTTTCGGAGCAGGCGGAGGGCTTCTTCCTTCTTGTGGGCGGGGGTTTTGGCCCTCAGGAACCACTCTTCCAGGACGACGGGCGTCTCCCATTTTCGCCGCAGGGAAACGGCGGCAAAGCCGGCTTCCCGGAGCAGGCGCGTCCAGCCGGCCAGGGTGTGAGCCCGGAAATGGGAGGGGTCCCGGAGGGTTTCAACCCGGTTGAGCAATTCGTCGACATCTTCGGGCACATAATTGTCCACCAGGATCATCCGACCGCCCGGAACCAACACCCGGCGGGCCTCGGCAAAAGCCCTTTCCGCCCGGGGAAAGTGATGGGCGGCGATGCGGCAGGTGACCACGTCAAACAGCCGGTCCGGAAAGGGAAGGCGCTCGGCGTCCCCTTCCGCCCAGGTGACATTGCCAATGCCCCGCCGTTCCGCTTCTTCCGCGGCGATGCGCAGCATCTCCGGCGTCAAATCACAGCCGACGACCCGGCGGACGCACCGGCTGAGGGCGAAGGCCGTGTGTCCGGTGCCCGTGGCGATGTCCAGAGCCAGGAAGGGGGAGGGGTGCCGCCTGATTTCCTCGATGATCCATTCCAGGTCCCTCCCTTTGGCGTGGATCGCGCTGTCCCGGTAGTTGCGGCCGGATTGTTCAAACTGTTTTTTCGCCTTTTCCTTGACGTCGTCCATGGGCATCTCCTCCCTTTCCGGGACCGATTTTGTTTCGTTGTATGAAACTTAATTTCTCCTGGTGATATAAATGTACTGCAAGGGGACTCGGACTGTCAATTGATTGTGAGAAAAAAGGAGTGGAGACGCCCTTTGCGGAAGATATTTTTGCGGCCGGCCGGGGCGTCCCGGCCGAAAGAAAAAACCGCCTGCGGCTGTGGTTCCCTTGTCCATTTTTTGATACACTGATGGGAGCGAGAAAAGGTGTTGGTGGAAAAGGGGAGGTTTGGACCCCATGGCGACGCCGGAGGTCAAGAGGGAGAGACTGGAGCAGCTCTTTTCCCGGGCGGACCTGCCGCGGGAATGGCTGGACAAGCATTTTGAGGGCGCCTATATCGAAAAGATTCAAGTCAGCCTTTCCCGAAAAACCTGGACGCTGTTTCTCGGTTTGAAGCGTCCGGTTCCGCCTCATGTATGGAAGGAAATGGAATCCCGGCTCCAATCGGCCTTGGGCCGTGGGGCCGGGGTGTCGATCCGCCTGCGGCCGGCGGGCTCCGATCCGGAACAGCTCGTCCGCTTGTACTGGGAATGGATCCGGAAAAAGGTGGCGGAGGATGTGTCCGCGGCCGCCGCAGGCTGGATGGGAAGGGCGGAGTGGCGCTGGGAGAAGGACGGGATCGTCATCACGTTTCCCCATCCGATGATGGTCCGGATGGCCGAGCAAAAGCGCCTGGACCGGGTGATCGCATCGATCATCCGGGAGGTGTCCGGGACGGAGATCCGCGTCACCCTGGAAAGCCGGCCGCTGGAAGAGGAGCAACACCGGTTTCGCGAACAACAGCAGGCCGAGGAACAAAAATTGAAGGAGCAGGCTCTGGTGGAGAGGGAGTCGGCCTCCGCACCGAAACCGGAGGCTGCCCCCGACGGGGAGCTGGTCATCGGGTATGCGATCCGGGAGGAGCCGGTCCCGATTCGCCGGATTACCGAAGAAGAACGGCGCGTGGTGCTGAAGGGAGAGGTGTTCAAGGCGGAAATCCGGGAGTTGCGCAGCGGGCGAACGCTTCTCACCTTCAACTTGACGGATTTCACCGATTCCATCCAGGTGAAGATGTTTGCCCGGGACAAGGAGGACGCCGCCCTCTTGTCCCGGGTGAAGGACGGAATGTGGGTGATCGTGAGGGGGTCCGTCCAGTATGACAACTTCGCCCGCGAGCTGGTCCTCATCGCAAACGATCTCAATGAAACGGAGCCGGTGAGGCGCGTCGACAACGCCGAAGAAAAGCGGGTGGAGCTCCATCTGCACACGGCAATGAGCAATATGGACGGAGTGAGCGATCCCGGAGAGGTGGTGAAGCGGGCCGCGGAATGGGGACATCCCGCCGTGGCCATCACCGATCACGGGGTGGTTCAGGCTTTTCCCGAGGCGTATGCCGCGGCCAAGAAGCACGGCATCAAGGTGATCTACGGGGTGGAGGCCTATCTGGTGGACGACGGAGTTCCCATCGTGATGCGGCCCGCCCCCCGGAATCTGGCGGAGGATACCTATGTCGTCTTTGACGTGGAGACGACGGGGCTGTCCGCCGTTCACGACACGATCATCGAACTGGCGGCGGTCAAGGTGCGGGGCGGAGAGATCGTGGACCGCTTCAGCTCCTTTGCCAATCCGCACCGGAAGCTGACGTCGACGATCACCGAATTGACGGGCATCACCGATGAGATGCTGGAGGGTGCCCCGGACGTGGAGGAGGTGCTCCGGCGCTTTCTCGATTTCGTCGGCGACAGCGTGCTGGTCGCTCACAACGCCCGCTTCGACATGGGATTTTTCCAGATGGGCGTTCGGCGGCTGGGCCTTGATGCCATCACCAATCCGGTGATCGACACGCTGGAGATGGCCCGCTCCCTCTATTCGGGCCTGAAAAATTACCGGCTGAACACCCTGTGCAAACACTTCGGCATTGAACTGAAGCAGCATCACCGGGCCATCCACGACGCGGAGGCGACCGGTCATCTGCTGTGGAAGATGGTGGAGGACTGCCTGGCGAGAAAGATCACCCGCCTCGACCAGTTGAACGAGGTGACCGGACGGCGCGATGTGTCCCGGCTTCGGCCGTTCCACGCGGTGCTGCTGGTGCGGAATCAGACCGGCCTGAAGAATTTGTACAAGCTGATCTCCCTGTCTCATCTGGAATATTTTCATCGCGTTCCCCGCATTCCGAGAAGCGAACTGGAGAAGCACCGGGAGGGGTTGATCGTCGGTTCCGGTTGTGAAAAGGGCGAGCTCTTCGAGGCCGCCCTGCAGAAGTCGCCCCAGGAAGCGGAGGAAATCGCCCGTTTTTACGATTATATCGAGATCCAACCGGTCGATGTGAACCGCCACCTGATCGAAAAGGGCATCGTGGAAAGCGAGGAACGGCTCCGGGAGACGAACCGGCTTTTGGTCCGGATCGGCGAAAAGCTGGGCAAGCCGGTGGTGGCGACGGGCAACGCCCACTACCTGGATGAATGGGAGTCGCTGTACCGGGAGATCCTCACGGCCAACCAGAACGGTTTTCGCCGGAAGGATCCCCTCCCGCCCGCCCACTTCCGGACGACGGAGGAGATGCTGGAGGAGTTTTCCTATTTGGGAGAGGAAAAGGCGCGGGAGGTGGTGATCACCGCCCCGCGGAGCATCGCCGATCAGATCGAGGAGCTGGCCCCCTTCCCGGACGGCACGCATACGCCCATCATCGAGGGGGCGGACGAGGAGCTTCGCCGGATCTGCTATGAGACGGCGGAGAAGACCTACGGCTCGCCGCTGCCGGACATCGTGCGGGAGCGGCTGGAAAAGGAACTTGGCAGCATCATCAAGCACGGCTTTGCGGTCATTTATCTCATCTCCCACAAGCTGGTGACCAAATCCCTTTCCGACGGCTATCTGGTGGGGTCCCGCGGTTCGGTGGGTTCGTCCTTCGTGGCGACGATGAGTTCGATCACCGAGGTGAATCCCCTGCCGCCCCATTATGTCTGTCCAAATTGCAAACACAGCCAATTTATCACGGATGGGTCCGTGGCGTCCGGCTTCGATTTGCCCGACAAGGATTGTCCCGAGTGCGGCACGAAGATGCGGAAGGACGGCCACGACATTCCCTTTGAGACCTTCCTGGGATTTGAGGGGGACAAGACGCCGGATATCGACTTGAACTTCTCGGGGGAATACCAGCCGAGGGCCCACAAGTACACGGAGGAGCTGTTCGGAAAAGATTACGTGTACCGGGCGGGGACGATTTCCACCGTCGCGGAGAAGACGGCTTACGGTTACGTGAAGAAATATCAGGAAGAGATGGGGCTTACGCTCCGCAATGCCGAAATCGAGCGGCTGGTTCGCGGATGCACGGGGGTGAAGCGCACCACCGGCCAGCATCCGGGCGGCTTGATGGTGATTCCCCAAAACCGGGAAGTGTTTGACTTCACGCCGATTCAGCGCCCGGCGGACGATCCCAAAGCCCGGACGGTGACGACGCACTTCGATTATCACGCCATCAGCGGCCGCCTGTTGAAGCTGGATATCCTGGGCCACGATGATCCCACCGTCATCCGCATGTTGCAGGATCTCACCGGGGTGGATCCCAAAACGATTCCCGTGGACGACAAGAAGGTGCTCCGGTTGTTCAGCGGGACGGAACCCCTCGGAGTGACGCCGGAGGAGATCGGGTGTTCCACGGGCACGCTGGGAATCCCGGAATTCGGGACCCGATTCGTCCGCCAGATGCTGGAGGATACCCGGCCGACCACCTTCGGCGAACTGGTCCGCATCTCGGGTTTGTCCCACGGGACGGATGTTTGGCTGAACAACGCCCAGGACCTGATCCGGAGCGGCACCGCGGTCCTGTCGGAGGTGATCGCCACCCGGGACGACATCATGGTTTATCTCATATACAAGGGCATGAAGCCCAAGACGGCCTTCAAGATCATGGAAAAGGTGCGGAAAGGGAAGGGACTCACCGAAGAAGAAGCGGACGAGATGAGGCGGCACGGGGTGCCGGAGTGGTACATCGAATCCTGCCGCAAGATCAAATACATGTTCCCCAAGGCCCACGCGGTGGCCTACGTGCTGATGGCGGTGCGGATCGCCTGGTTCAAGGTGTATTACCCCGCCGAGTACTATGCCACCTATTTCACCGTCCGGGCGGACGATTTCGATCTGGAGCTGGTGAACAAGGGGAAGGAGGCGGTCAGCCGGAAAATCGCGGAGCTCAATGAAAAGGGAGCGGATGCCTCTCCCAAGGAAAAGGGGCTGCTCACGGTGCTGGAGTCGGCCAGGGAAATGATGGCCCGGGGCCTCACCTTCCATTCGATCGACCTGTATCGCTCCGACGCCACCCGCTTTTTGGTGGATGGCGACGGCTTGCTTCCGCCCTTTTCCTCCGTCTCCGGAATCGGGGCAAGTGCCGCCCGCAACATCGTCAAAGCGCGGGAGGAGGGGGAATTCCTGTCCATTGAGGATTTCCAGAAGCGGAGCCGCGTTTCCAGCTCCGTCGTGGAAGTGTTGGAGCGCCTGGGATGCCTCCGCGATCTGCCGGAGAACAATCAGTTGTCGCTGTTTTGACCCGGGCGTGAAGGTCATTCAATCGCCGATTGCCAGCGCTCGGCGGATATGATATAATCTTTGTGGCTATACTGGTAGCATGGATAGCGTCCCTGAGAAAGAGTGGGTTGTCGCCCACTCTTTCCCTTTGGATGCGGTTTGTGACAAACTCCTGTGAGGATTGCGGGGAGGGACGAACGTGAGCCGCAAAGTGACGGAAATCGTGGAGGAATTGGCAGCTCCCCTCCTGGCCGAGGACGGTTTGGAACTGGTGGACATCGAGTTTAAAAAAGAGGGAAAGAATCGTTTTTTGCGCCTGTTCGTCGATCGGATCGAAGGCCGGGTGAGCCTGGAGGACATCAGCCGCGTCAGCGAGCGGTTGAGCCAGGAGCTGGACCGGGTGGACCCCATATCGGGGGCATATATTCTGGAGGTCTCTTCGCCGGGGGCGGAGCGCCCGCTGAAAAGGGAGCGGGATTTTGAACGGGCCGTCGGCAAACATGTTCACATCAAGACCTACGAACCCGTCGAGGGACGAAAAACCTTTGAAGGGACCCTGAAGGATTTCACGCCGGAGAGGTTGACGGTGGAGGTGGACGGGAAGGAGGTCATCATTCCATATCCCCTGGTGGCCAAGGCGAGGTTGGCGATTCTCTTTTAAGCAGAAGGGAGGACAGCGCGTTGAATGCGGAGTTTATCGAGGCCCTCAATCAGTTGGAAAAGGAGAAGGGGATCAGCAAGGACATTCTGCTTGAAGCCATTGAGGCTGCCTTGATTTCGGCGTATAGGCGAAATTTTCATTCGGCGCAGAATGTCCGGGTCGACATCGACCGGGAGAGCGGCAAGGTGCGCGTGTTTGCCCGCAAGACGGTGGTGGACGAGGTGGCGGATCCCCGCCTGGAGATTTCCCTCGAAGCGGCTCGGGAGATCAGTCCCTCCTACCAGCTGGGCGATATCGTCGAGATCGAGGTGACCCCGGCGGATTTCGGACGGATCGCGGCCCAGACGGCGAAGCAGGTGGTGACGCAGCGGATCCGCGAAGCGGAAAGAAGCATCATCTACCAGGAATATGTCGACCGGGAGGAAGATATTGTCACCGGTGTGGTCCAGCGGATGGATAACCGGTTTTTTTACATCGACCTGGGCCGGGTGGAGGCGTTGCTGCCGCTGTCGGAGACGATGCCGGGGGAACGGTTCAAGCAAGGCGACCGGGTGAAGACCTACATCACCCGCGTGGAGAAATCGACCAAGGGGCCGCAGATTTTTGTTTCCCGAACCCATCCGGGACTCATCAAACGCTTGTTTGAATTGGAAGTGCCGGAAATCTACGAC
Proteins encoded in this region:
- the nusA gene encoding transcription termination factor NusA encodes the protein MNAEFIEALNQLEKEKGISKDILLEAIEAALISAYRRNFHSAQNVRVDIDRESGKVRVFARKTVVDEVADPRLEISLEAAREISPSYQLGDIVEIEVTPADFGRIAAQTAKQVVTQRIREAERSIIYQEYVDREEDIVTGVVQRMDNRFFYIDLGRVEALLPLSETMPGERFKQGDRVKTYITRVEKSTKGPQIFVSRTHPGLIKRLFELEVPEIYDGIVEIRSVAREAGQRSKIAVSSRDEQVDPVGACVGHRGMRVQTVVNELRGEKIDVIPWSDDPEEFVANALRPAKVTRVEVDEEQKVARVVVPDHQLSLAIGKEGQNARLAAKLTGWKIDIRSESEAENPAPEDAEAEDSATDHPPAADDPEEAVPESEESSD
- a CDS encoding MFS transporter, which encodes MGRTCFYVFSACFLVEFGRAMYFLVISWVLYELTKSPAYTGLLVGLGFVPGLFLNLVIGVIVDRFHRKGLILSANLLIIAVMISVTIAIGAGVAKPWLIIGTHMLLQVTGSLYRPALQAFLPEAFAKEELPKIFTRAGAASDLGALLGSSLSGTVMAYFSAASSMAAVICCFLLGTVALMPVKHKTALDRGHKKTTAVSDLVSGFTYLRNNTFLLGLFTIMFVGQLVLHTSAAFLPVYVKDFLNGSVQIYGIMAATISIGGIVAGILGTWWWKRSGRSVATRSLLLVAAGLLCVGLSPSLPVSFVGVFLIGAGTTWIRVLLQTVQQMATDPQYHGRMASYRMLCNQSAVAIGGPILGWIASHCGVESSYLALLLPVTGATLFSLFQRKAAGMNIPHTPT
- a CDS encoding disulfide oxidoreductase, yielding MAWLVALVATGGSLYFSEVAGFIPCELCWYQRILMYPLAVILGIASYRDDRSVVPYVLPLTAGGAALSAFHYLLQKVPGMAALSPCREGIPCSGQYINWLGFITIPFLAFVAFVLISLLMWAARKGTD
- a CDS encoding class I SAM-dependent methyltransferase — encoded protein: MTIDFFDPGNRFSYASRTASSEWKALMQSVTDLRDIDVADIGCGGGIYSRAMAEMGARVTGVDFSGEMLAAARRQKTARPIRWIQADAADTGLPDSSCDLVLLRAVIHHFSAEKTAEVFKESHRLLRPGGWIVVQDRTPEDCRLPGGPDHLRGYLFERFPRLMEEENRRRPHLHGLERSLQEAGFHMVKTRRFWETRKVFLNFRELEKDFLGRIGRSILHRLSDEELRSLVGFIKEELTRQGVTAPFPDRDRWTLWIARKD
- a CDS encoding VOC family protein — translated: MAFKFTGIDHVQLAAPKGSEEEARRFFGEILGMEEIPKPDNLAKRGGVWFRCGMHELHIGIQEDFAPAKKAHPAFHVDNLEALRQHLAAKGVPIVEDEPLEGALRFYVHDPFGNRIEFLQRLNGS
- a CDS encoding class I SAM-dependent methyltransferase, producing the protein MDDVKEKAKKQFEQSGRNYRDSAIHAKGRDLEWIIEEIRRHPSPFLALDIATGTGHTAFALSRCVRRVVGCDLTPEMLRIAAEEAERRGIGNVTWAEGDAERLPFPDRLFDVVTCRIAAHHFPRAERAFAEARRVLVPGGRMILVDNYVPEDVDELLNRVETLRDPSHFRAHTLAGWTRLLREAGFAAVSLRRKWETPVVLEEWFLRAKTPAHKKEEALRLLRNAPRRARDLLLLPAEPARLILRKGMWVAEK
- the rimP gene encoding ribosome maturation factor RimP, producing the protein MSRKVTEIVEELAAPLLAEDGLELVDIEFKKEGKNRFLRLFVDRIEGRVSLEDISRVSERLSQELDRVDPISGAYILEVSSPGAERPLKRERDFERAVGKHVHIKTYEPVEGRKTFEGTLKDFTPERLTVEVDGKEVIIPYPLVAKARLAILF
- a CDS encoding PolC-type DNA polymerase III, with the protein product MATPEVKRERLEQLFSRADLPREWLDKHFEGAYIEKIQVSLSRKTWTLFLGLKRPVPPHVWKEMESRLQSALGRGAGVSIRLRPAGSDPEQLVRLYWEWIRKKVAEDVSAAAAGWMGRAEWRWEKDGIVITFPHPMMVRMAEQKRLDRVIASIIREVSGTEIRVTLESRPLEEEQHRFREQQQAEEQKLKEQALVERESASAPKPEAAPDGELVIGYAIREEPVPIRRITEEERRVVLKGEVFKAEIRELRSGRTLLTFNLTDFTDSIQVKMFARDKEDAALLSRVKDGMWVIVRGSVQYDNFARELVLIANDLNETEPVRRVDNAEEKRVELHLHTAMSNMDGVSDPGEVVKRAAEWGHPAVAITDHGVVQAFPEAYAAAKKHGIKVIYGVEAYLVDDGVPIVMRPAPRNLAEDTYVVFDVETTGLSAVHDTIIELAAVKVRGGEIVDRFSSFANPHRKLTSTITELTGITDEMLEGAPDVEEVLRRFLDFVGDSVLVAHNARFDMGFFQMGVRRLGLDAITNPVIDTLEMARSLYSGLKNYRLNTLCKHFGIELKQHHRAIHDAEATGHLLWKMVEDCLARKITRLDQLNEVTGRRDVSRLRPFHAVLLVRNQTGLKNLYKLISLSHLEYFHRVPRIPRSELEKHREGLIVGSGCEKGELFEAALQKSPQEAEEIARFYDYIEIQPVDVNRHLIEKGIVESEERLRETNRLLVRIGEKLGKPVVATGNAHYLDEWESLYREILTANQNGFRRKDPLPPAHFRTTEEMLEEFSYLGEEKAREVVITAPRSIADQIEELAPFPDGTHTPIIEGADEELRRICYETAEKTYGSPLPDIVRERLEKELGSIIKHGFAVIYLISHKLVTKSLSDGYLVGSRGSVGSSFVATMSSITEVNPLPPHYVCPNCKHSQFITDGSVASGFDLPDKDCPECGTKMRKDGHDIPFETFLGFEGDKTPDIDLNFSGEYQPRAHKYTEELFGKDYVYRAGTISTVAEKTAYGYVKKYQEEMGLTLRNAEIERLVRGCTGVKRTTGQHPGGLMVIPQNREVFDFTPIQRPADDPKARTVTTHFDYHAISGRLLKLDILGHDDPTVIRMLQDLTGVDPKTIPVDDKKVLRLFSGTEPLGVTPEEIGCSTGTLGIPEFGTRFVRQMLEDTRPTTFGELVRISGLSHGTDVWLNNAQDLIRSGTAVLSEVIATRDDIMVYLIYKGMKPKTAFKIMEKVRKGKGLTEEEADEMRRHGVPEWYIESCRKIKYMFPKAHAVAYVLMAVRIAWFKVYYPAEYYATYFTVRADDFDLELVNKGKEAVSRKIAELNEKGADASPKEKGLLTVLESAREMMARGLTFHSIDLYRSDATRFLVDGDGLLPPFSSVSGIGASAARNIVKAREEGEFLSIEDFQKRSRVSSSVVEVLERLGCLRDLPENNQLSLF